AGGGCATTTGTTTGGTGACTTATTTGGAAGAGATGTTATAGACTTTAAAACAAGAGAGATAGTAACAATAGCTGCTCTTGGGAATATGACAGGAGTAAATCCACAGCTTGCAGCACACTTTAATCTTGGAATGAATGCAGGACTTACAAAAGAACAGATTAATGGAATAATAGATGTTTTTGATAAAAAAATAGGAAAAAATCAAGGAAAAAATGCCAGAGAAATATTTGATAGTGTATTAAAAAGCAGATAAAAAATAAGGTAAATTAATTTTAAATTTCAGAAAAAATAATAAAAAAGCAGGAGGAAAATATTATGAAAAAATTATTATTGGGATTATGCTGTTTAGCAAGTTTTGGAATTGCATATGGAAGTGAGAATCAAACAGTAACATTTAAAGACAAACAGGCTGTATATAAAGGACCAGAAGAATTCTTTACAGGAGATGTGCAAGTAAAAGCAATGACAGATACAAATGATACCACTAATTATGGAACTGCATATGTTACTTTTGCTCCTAGAGCAAGATCAGCATGGCATACACACCCAGCCGGACAAACATTGATTGTTGTTTCGGGTAAAGCTTGGACACAAGAATGGAATGGAAAAAAAACAGAAGCTAAAGCAGGAGATATTATCTGGTGTCCAACAGGAGTAAAACACTGGCATGGAGCATCTCCTGATGGAGAGATGACACATCTGACTATTACTGGAGTAAAAGATGGAAAGAATGTAGAATGGCTTGAAAAAGTTACTGATGAACAATATTTAGCTGATTAAATAATAAAGATTATATACTTATAGGATTGATAGATAATCACAAGCTTTTATTATAAAATAGAAGTTTGTGATTATTGTTATTTTGAGATTGGAGTATTAAGAAAAATAGTGACAGATTATAGAGAAATTAAAGAAACTTATAAAAAATACAGTTATTAACAAAATAAAGATTAGAAAAAAGATACTGGTGCTATTATAATTAAAATACTTCAGAAATTATGGTTAATATAGGAATTTCTAGAAAATTATAAGGCAGAGATTATTAAATGTAAACTTAACATACTACAACATTTTGACAATATTTTAGATTAGTGATATATTATTATTATAAAGA
This Fusobacterium sp. DNA region includes the following protein-coding sequences:
- a CDS encoding cupin domain-containing protein gives rise to the protein MKKLLLGLCCLASFGIAYGSENQTVTFKDKQAVYKGPEEFFTGDVQVKAMTDTNDTTNYGTAYVTFAPRARSAWHTHPAGQTLIVVSGKAWTQEWNGKKTEAKAGDIIWCPTGVKHWHGASPDGEMTHLTITGVKDGKNVEWLEKVTDEQYLAD